A genome region from Macrobrachium rosenbergii isolate ZJJX-2024 chromosome 42, ASM4041242v1, whole genome shotgun sequence includes the following:
- the LOC136828254 gene encoding ferritin-like, protein MASQIRQNYHEDCEAAINKQINMELYASYVYLAMSSYYARDDVALPGLKKFFKESSDEEREHAEKLMEFQNKRGGTILLQSIACPSSNSWGGALDGLQTALDLEKKVNQSLLDLHKISTERNDPHLNDFLEENYLKEQVEAIHKIGCLITRLKRAGPGGLGEYLFDKSLE, encoded by the exons ATGGCCAGCCAGATCCGTCAGAACTACCATGAGGACTGCGAAGCAGCCATCAACAAGCAGATCAACATGGAGCTGTACGCCAGCTACGTCTATCTAGCCATG TCTAGCTACTACGCCAGGGATGACGTTGCCCTTCCAGGACTGAAGAAGTTCTTCAAGGAATCCAGCGACGAAGAAAGGGAACACGCCGAAAAGCTCATGgag TTCCAGAACAAGCGAGGAGGCACTATTCTCCTTCAGAGCATTGCTTGTCCTTCCAGCAATTCGTGGGGAGGGGCTCTGGATGGCCTCCAGACAGCCTTGGACCTCGAGAAGAAAGTGAACCAG AGCCTCCTGGACCTCCATAAGATCTCTACCGAGAGGAACGACCCACATCTCAACGACTTCCTGGAGGAGAACTACCTGAAGGAACAGGTAGAGGCCATCCACAAGATCGGATGCCTGATCACCCGCCTGAAACGCGCTGGCCCAGGTGGTCTGGGAGAATACCTCTTCGACAAATCACTTGAGTAA